The proteins below are encoded in one region of Hordeum vulgare subsp. vulgare chromosome 3H, MorexV3_pseudomolecules_assembly, whole genome shotgun sequence:
- the LOC123443536 gene encoding CO(2)-response secreted protease-like isoform X1: MANRAHLVILVLAYRLLVSLSAEAQHTKESYVVYMGSPSVSGGGGEVEAVRAAHLEMLSSVVVRSDEQEPRPSTVSLTHSYHHAFEGFAAELTEEEAAALSEHEGVVSVFRDRALQLHTTRSWDFLDTQSGLRTDRLGRRASGDVIIGVIDTGVWPESQSFNDAGMRDVPARWRGLCMEGPDFKKSNCNKKLIGARYYGIQPGSAAPTSSNASLGAVTAAMTGSPRDTVGHGTHCASTAAGAVVADADYYGLARGAAKGGAPASRVATYKVCSMGGCSSSALLKAIDDAVSDGVDVISISIGMSSAFASDFLSDPIALGAFHAHQRGVLVVCSGGNDGPNPYTVVNSAPWILTVAASSIDRTFQSSIVLGNGNVVKGVAINFSNQSLSGDRFPLVFGAQAAGRYTPVSEASNCYPGSLDVQKVSGKIVVCVGTNSMVSRRVKKLVAEGSAASGLVLIDDTEKDVPFDAGSFAFSQVGADLGAQILDYINSTKNPTAVILPTEDVKLFKPAPMVASFSARGPGGLTESILKPDLMAPGVSILAAAMPSTDKADVPAGKKPSAFAIKSGTSMACPHVAGAGAFVKSAHPGWSPSMIRSALMTTATTRNNLGQPVASNTGAVATGHDMGAGEMSPLRALSPGLVFDTTAKDYLNFLCYYGYKDKLVRMVSGDAGFACPRGAPSPDLIATAINYPSISVPRLAVGKAVTVSRTAMNVGPSNATYTATVEAPAGLSLKVLPERLVFSRRWTTAAYEVSFASAGASKGYAYGAVTWSDGAHSVRTPFAVNVV; encoded by the exons ATGGCGAACCGCGCGCACTTGGTCATCCTCGTCCTCGCCTACCGCCTCCTGGTATCCCTCTCAGCTGAAGCACAGCACACCAAAGAG TCGTATGTCGTCTACATGGGGAGTCCTTCCGTTTCCGGGGGAGGCGGCGAGGTGGAGGCGGTGCGTGCCGCCCACCTTGAGATGCTGTCGTCCGTCGTCGTGCGGAGCGACGAGCAGGAGCCACGGCCGTCCACGGTGTCGCTGACGCATAGCTACCACCACGCGTTCGAGGGCTTCGCCGCcgagctcaccgaggaggaggccGCCGCGCTGTCCG AGCACGAGGGGGTGGTGTCTGTGTTCCGGGACCGCGCTCTGCAGCTGCACACCACCCGGTCGTGGGACTTCCTCGACACGCAGTCCGGGCTCCGCACCGATCGCCTCGGCCGCCGGGCCTCCGGCGATGTCATCATCGGCGTCATCGATACCG GTGTCTGGCCGGAGTCGCAGAGCTTCAACGACGCCGGGATGAGGGACGTGCCGGCGAGGTGGCGAGGCCTGTGCATGGAAGGCCCGGACTTCAAGAAGAGCAACTGCAACAA GAAGCTCATCGGGGCTCGGTACTACGGCATCCAACCCGGCTCGGCAGCGCCCACGTCGTCTAACGCCTCGCTTGGCGCGGTAACGGCCGCGATGACCGGCTCGCCGCGAGACACCGTTGGTCACGGCACGCACTGCGCATCGACGGCCGCGGGCGCGGTCGTGGCGGACGCGGACTACTACGGCCTGGCCCGCGGCGCTGCCAAGGGCGGCGCGCCCGCGAGCCGCGTGGCCACGTACAAGGTGTGCAGCATGGGCGGGTGCTCCAGCTCGGCATTGCTCAAGGCCATCGACGACGCGGTGAGCGACGGCGTGGACGTGATCTCCATCTCCATCGGCATGAGCTCCGCCTTCGCGTCCGACTTCCTCAGCGACCCCATCGCGCTCGGCGCGTTCCACGCGCACCAGAGGGGCGTCCTGGTGGTCTGCTCCGGCGGCAACGACGGTCCCAATCCCTACACGGTCGTCAACTCCGCGCCGTGGATCCTCACCGTCGCCGCTTCCAGCATCGACCGCACCTTCCAGTCCAGCATCGTCCTCGGCAACGGCAACGTTGTCAAG GGCGTCGCCATCAACTTCTCCAACCAAAGCCTCAGCGGAGACCGCTTTCCTCTTGTGTTCGGAGCACAAGCGGCAGGCCGATACACACCGGTGTCCGAGGCAag CAACTGTTATCCGGGATCGCTGGACGTGCAGAAGGTATCCGGGAAGATTGTGGTGTGCGTGGGCACGAACTCGATGGTGTCGCGGCGGGTGAAGAAGCTTGTGGCGGAGGGGTCGGCGGCGAGTGGGCTTGTGTTGATCGACGACACGGAGAAGGACGTGCCGTTCGACGCCGGCAGCTTCGCCTTCTCCCAGGTGGGCGCCGACTTGGGCGCGCagatcctcgactacatcaactccACCAA GAATCCGACAGCCGTGATCCTCCCGACCGAGGACGTTAAGCTGTTCAAGCCCGCGCCCATGGTGGCGTCCTTCTCAGCGCGCGGCCCTGGTGGTCTCACCGAATCCATCCTCAAG CCTGATCTAATGGCGCCCGGGGTCAGCATCCTGGCCGCCGCGATGCCGTCCACAGACAAGGCGGACGTCCCCGCCGGCAAGAAGCCCTCGGCATTCGCCATCAAGTCCGGCACTTCCATGGCCTGTCCGCAcgtcgccggcgccggcgccttcGTCAAGTCCGCCCACCCGGGCTGGTctccctccatgatcagatcagctCTCATGACCACAG CGACGACGAGAAACAACCTCGGGCAGCCGGTTGCGAGCAACACCGGCGCGGTGGCGACCGGGCACGACATGGGCGCCGGCGAGATGAGCCCGCTGCGGGCGCTCAGCCCGGGCCTGGTGTTCGACACCACCGCCAAGGACTACCTCAACTTCCTCTGCTACTACGGCTACAAGGACAAGCTCGTTCGCATGGTCTCCGGCGACGCCGGGTTCGCCTGCCCGCGTGGCGCGCCCTCGCCAGATCTCATCGCCACGGCCATCAACTACCCGTCCATCTCCGTGCCGAGGCTCGCAGTTGGGAAGGCGGTCACCGTGTCGCGCACCGCCATGAACGTCGGCCCCTCGAACGCCACGTACACGGCGACCGTTGAGGCGCCGGCGGGCCTGTCTTTGAAGGTGCTGCCCGAGCGGCTGGTGTTCTCGAGGCGCTGGACGACAGCGGCGTACGAGGTGAGTTTTGCGAGCGCCGGGGCCAGCAAGGGGTACGCTTACGGCGCCGTCACCTGGTCAGATGGCGCGCACTCGGTCCGGACGCCTTTCGCGGTTAATGTCgtgtaa
- the LOC123443536 gene encoding CO(2)-response secreted protease-like isoform X2, producing the protein MANRAHLVILVLAYRLLSYVVYMGSPSVSGGGGEVEAVRAAHLEMLSSVVVRSDEQEPRPSTVSLTHSYHHAFEGFAAELTEEEAAALSEHEGVVSVFRDRALQLHTTRSWDFLDTQSGLRTDRLGRRASGDVIIGVIDTGVWPESQSFNDAGMRDVPARWRGLCMEGPDFKKSNCNKKLIGARYYGIQPGSAAPTSSNASLGAVTAAMTGSPRDTVGHGTHCASTAAGAVVADADYYGLARGAAKGGAPASRVATYKVCSMGGCSSSALLKAIDDAVSDGVDVISISIGMSSAFASDFLSDPIALGAFHAHQRGVLVVCSGGNDGPNPYTVVNSAPWILTVAASSIDRTFQSSIVLGNGNVVKGVAINFSNQSLSGDRFPLVFGAQAAGRYTPVSEASNCYPGSLDVQKVSGKIVVCVGTNSMVSRRVKKLVAEGSAASGLVLIDDTEKDVPFDAGSFAFSQVGADLGAQILDYINSTKNPTAVILPTEDVKLFKPAPMVASFSARGPGGLTESILKPDLMAPGVSILAAAMPSTDKADVPAGKKPSAFAIKSGTSMACPHVAGAGAFVKSAHPGWSPSMIRSALMTTATTRNNLGQPVASNTGAVATGHDMGAGEMSPLRALSPGLVFDTTAKDYLNFLCYYGYKDKLVRMVSGDAGFACPRGAPSPDLIATAINYPSISVPRLAVGKAVTVSRTAMNVGPSNATYTATVEAPAGLSLKVLPERLVFSRRWTTAAYEVSFASAGASKGYAYGAVTWSDGAHSVRTPFAVNVV; encoded by the exons ATGGCGAACCGCGCGCACTTGGTCATCCTCGTCCTCGCCTACCGCCTCCTG TCGTATGTCGTCTACATGGGGAGTCCTTCCGTTTCCGGGGGAGGCGGCGAGGTGGAGGCGGTGCGTGCCGCCCACCTTGAGATGCTGTCGTCCGTCGTCGTGCGGAGCGACGAGCAGGAGCCACGGCCGTCCACGGTGTCGCTGACGCATAGCTACCACCACGCGTTCGAGGGCTTCGCCGCcgagctcaccgaggaggaggccGCCGCGCTGTCCG AGCACGAGGGGGTGGTGTCTGTGTTCCGGGACCGCGCTCTGCAGCTGCACACCACCCGGTCGTGGGACTTCCTCGACACGCAGTCCGGGCTCCGCACCGATCGCCTCGGCCGCCGGGCCTCCGGCGATGTCATCATCGGCGTCATCGATACCG GTGTCTGGCCGGAGTCGCAGAGCTTCAACGACGCCGGGATGAGGGACGTGCCGGCGAGGTGGCGAGGCCTGTGCATGGAAGGCCCGGACTTCAAGAAGAGCAACTGCAACAA GAAGCTCATCGGGGCTCGGTACTACGGCATCCAACCCGGCTCGGCAGCGCCCACGTCGTCTAACGCCTCGCTTGGCGCGGTAACGGCCGCGATGACCGGCTCGCCGCGAGACACCGTTGGTCACGGCACGCACTGCGCATCGACGGCCGCGGGCGCGGTCGTGGCGGACGCGGACTACTACGGCCTGGCCCGCGGCGCTGCCAAGGGCGGCGCGCCCGCGAGCCGCGTGGCCACGTACAAGGTGTGCAGCATGGGCGGGTGCTCCAGCTCGGCATTGCTCAAGGCCATCGACGACGCGGTGAGCGACGGCGTGGACGTGATCTCCATCTCCATCGGCATGAGCTCCGCCTTCGCGTCCGACTTCCTCAGCGACCCCATCGCGCTCGGCGCGTTCCACGCGCACCAGAGGGGCGTCCTGGTGGTCTGCTCCGGCGGCAACGACGGTCCCAATCCCTACACGGTCGTCAACTCCGCGCCGTGGATCCTCACCGTCGCCGCTTCCAGCATCGACCGCACCTTCCAGTCCAGCATCGTCCTCGGCAACGGCAACGTTGTCAAG GGCGTCGCCATCAACTTCTCCAACCAAAGCCTCAGCGGAGACCGCTTTCCTCTTGTGTTCGGAGCACAAGCGGCAGGCCGATACACACCGGTGTCCGAGGCAag CAACTGTTATCCGGGATCGCTGGACGTGCAGAAGGTATCCGGGAAGATTGTGGTGTGCGTGGGCACGAACTCGATGGTGTCGCGGCGGGTGAAGAAGCTTGTGGCGGAGGGGTCGGCGGCGAGTGGGCTTGTGTTGATCGACGACACGGAGAAGGACGTGCCGTTCGACGCCGGCAGCTTCGCCTTCTCCCAGGTGGGCGCCGACTTGGGCGCGCagatcctcgactacatcaactccACCAA GAATCCGACAGCCGTGATCCTCCCGACCGAGGACGTTAAGCTGTTCAAGCCCGCGCCCATGGTGGCGTCCTTCTCAGCGCGCGGCCCTGGTGGTCTCACCGAATCCATCCTCAAG CCTGATCTAATGGCGCCCGGGGTCAGCATCCTGGCCGCCGCGATGCCGTCCACAGACAAGGCGGACGTCCCCGCCGGCAAGAAGCCCTCGGCATTCGCCATCAAGTCCGGCACTTCCATGGCCTGTCCGCAcgtcgccggcgccggcgccttcGTCAAGTCCGCCCACCCGGGCTGGTctccctccatgatcagatcagctCTCATGACCACAG CGACGACGAGAAACAACCTCGGGCAGCCGGTTGCGAGCAACACCGGCGCGGTGGCGACCGGGCACGACATGGGCGCCGGCGAGATGAGCCCGCTGCGGGCGCTCAGCCCGGGCCTGGTGTTCGACACCACCGCCAAGGACTACCTCAACTTCCTCTGCTACTACGGCTACAAGGACAAGCTCGTTCGCATGGTCTCCGGCGACGCCGGGTTCGCCTGCCCGCGTGGCGCGCCCTCGCCAGATCTCATCGCCACGGCCATCAACTACCCGTCCATCTCCGTGCCGAGGCTCGCAGTTGGGAAGGCGGTCACCGTGTCGCGCACCGCCATGAACGTCGGCCCCTCGAACGCCACGTACACGGCGACCGTTGAGGCGCCGGCGGGCCTGTCTTTGAAGGTGCTGCCCGAGCGGCTGGTGTTCTCGAGGCGCTGGACGACAGCGGCGTACGAGGTGAGTTTTGCGAGCGCCGGGGCCAGCAAGGGGTACGCTTACGGCGCCGTCACCTGGTCAGATGGCGCGCACTCGGTCCGGACGCCTTTCGCGGTTAATGTCgtgtaa